In Geminocystis sp. NIES-3708, a single window of DNA contains:
- the glcD gene encoding glycolate oxidase subunit GlcD — MFSTSIANKWQPIIKELEAILGKNAVVKRKDELLTYECDGLTEYRQTPALVTLPKTTEEVAKIVNICNKYEIPWIARGAGTGLSGGALPLKDSLLIVTARMRQILDVDYENQRIVVQPGIINNWVTQAVSGAGFYYAPDPSSQIICSIGGNVAENSGGVHCLKYGTTTNHVLGLTIVTAEGEILKIGGKVPEMPGFDLTGLFVGSEGTLGIATEITLKILKTPDAICVVLADFNSIEEAGSAVAEIIRAGIIPAGMEMMDNFSINAVEDIVATDCYPRDAQAILLVELDGLQVEVDTNKKKVDAICRSCGARNVTSASDAPTRLKLWKGRKAAFAAMGKISPNYFVQDGVVPRSKLSQVLGEINALGEQYGYRIANVFHAGDGNLHPLILYNNAIEGSFEKVEELGGEILKLCVRVGGSISGEHGIGSDKKCYMSDMFTETDLETMQYVRNSFNPKGLANPDKIFPTPRTCGEAANANKVDYKGIQAF, encoded by the coding sequence ATGTTTTCAACCAGTATCGCTAACAAATGGCAACCTATAATCAAAGAATTAGAGGCAATTTTAGGTAAAAATGCTGTGGTTAAACGCAAAGACGAACTTTTAACCTACGAATGTGATGGATTAACAGAATATCGTCAAACTCCAGCTTTAGTAACATTACCCAAAACCACCGAAGAAGTTGCCAAAATAGTTAATATTTGCAATAAATATGAAATTCCATGGATTGCTAGAGGTGCTGGTACAGGTTTATCAGGTGGTGCGTTACCTTTAAAAGATAGTCTTTTAATTGTTACCGCTAGAATGCGTCAAATTTTGGATGTTGATTATGAGAATCAAAGAATTGTGGTGCAACCCGGTATTATTAATAATTGGGTAACACAAGCCGTTAGTGGTGCTGGTTTTTATTATGCCCCTGATCCTTCTAGTCAGATAATATGCTCTATTGGTGGTAATGTAGCCGAAAATTCTGGAGGTGTACACTGTTTAAAATATGGTACAACTACTAATCATGTTTTAGGTTTAACCATTGTCACCGCAGAAGGAGAAATTTTGAAAATTGGCGGAAAAGTACCAGAAATGCCCGGATTTGACTTAACAGGCTTATTTGTAGGCTCAGAAGGTACTCTAGGTATTGCAACAGAGATTACCTTAAAAATTCTCAAAACTCCTGATGCTATCTGTGTTGTTTTGGCAGATTTTAACAGTATTGAAGAAGCAGGAAGTGCCGTAGCCGAAATTATTCGTGCTGGTATTATTCCTGCGGGAATGGAAATGATGGATAATTTTAGTATCAATGCAGTAGAAGATATTGTCGCAACTGACTGTTATCCTCGTGATGCCCAAGCCATTTTATTGGTAGAATTGGACGGTTTACAGGTAGAGGTTGATACTAACAAGAAAAAAGTAGATGCTATTTGTCGCTCTTGTGGTGCAAGAAATGTAACTTCCGCTAGTGATGCACCTACTCGGTTAAAACTTTGGAAAGGAAGAAAAGCGGCTTTTGCGGCAATGGGCAAAATTAGCCCTAATTATTTTGTACAAGATGGAGTTGTACCTCGATCCAAATTATCTCAAGTTTTGGGAGAAATAAATGCTTTGGGTGAGCAATATGGTTATCGTATTGCTAATGTTTTTCATGCTGGGGATGGTAACTTACATCCTTTAATTTTATATAATAATGCTATTGAAGGCTCTTTTGAAAAAGTAGAAGAATTAGGAGGAGAAATTCTTAAGTTATGTGTGAGAGTAGGAGGTAGTATTTCAGGGGAGCATGGTATTGGTAGTGATAAAAAATGTTATATGAGTGATATGTTTACGGAAACTGATTTAGAAACCATGCAATATGTCAGAAACAGTTTTAACCCTAAAGGCTTGGCTAATCCTGATAAAATTTTTCCGACTCCTCGCACTTGTGGAGAAGCGGCAAATGCCAACAAAGTAGATTATAAAGGCATCCAAGCATTTTAA
- a CDS encoding DNA methyltransferase: MQTPLSWNEIKSRAIAFSIEWENETSESAEAKSFWDSFFNVFGVSRRRVATFEKAVKKLDNKQGFIDLLWKGVILVEHKSKGKNLDKAYQQAIDYFYGLKEHELPKYILVSDFQKFRLYNLDNDQTHEFELKEFVNHVHLFDFIAGYEKRVYQDGDPVNIKAAQLMGELHDRLKEIGYSGHELEVYLVRLLFCLFADDTGIFNKGIFQEHLDLHTKEDGSDLAMHLASIFHILNQSEDKRLKNLDENLAQFPYINGKLFEESLPLASFDSQMREMLLKASSLDWGKISPAIFGSMFQAVMNPIQRRNLGAHYTSEKNIQKVIKPLFLDDLYIEFEKLKNNQNKLKEFHHKIASLKFLDPACGCGNFLIITYRELRELEILVLKQLNKQGQLELDIRTIIKVDVDQFFGIEYDEFAVRIAEVAMWLIDHQMNIKVSNEFGQYFVRLPLKKSAFIFHGNALQVDWREVFFSQRHKDAKELTKFSESDNFSCNFILGNPPFVGKSYQNVQQKIDMSLVFNGVKNAGVLDYVCAWYLKASQFIQNTKIRCAFVSTNSISQGEQVGILWQELYTKYNIKIHFAHRTFSWNNEAKGNAAVHCVIIGFGLENINNKRLFSYENIKGEATEIKVKNINPYLVEGNDLIVSSRRKPISNVPEINFGNMPNDGGNFLFTETEKEEFLKNEPLAEKWIKPYTGAQEFINGYTRYCLWLVDIQPNELKKLKHINKRVENVKNLRLESKREATKNLASFPTLFAENRQPETDYLLLPRVSSERRKYIPIGFMLKNIIANDQVLLIPNADLFLFGILTSQMHMTWVKYVCGRLKSDYRYSSSIVYNNYPFPENVTEKQRKKVANLAQKILDIRAKYPDSSLADLYNPLTMPPDLLKAHNNLDKAVDLCYRSQLFTNELNRIEFLFNLYENLNTPLLKIEKKKRNNKKNNS, from the coding sequence ATGCAGACACCTTTGAGTTGGAATGAAATAAAAAGTAGGGCGATCGCCTTTAGTATAGAATGGGAAAATGAAACCTCAGAATCAGCAGAAGCAAAATCATTTTGGGATAGTTTTTTCAATGTTTTTGGAGTATCAAGAAGAAGAGTTGCTACCTTTGAAAAAGCAGTCAAAAAATTAGATAATAAACAGGGTTTTATTGATTTACTTTGGAAAGGAGTTATTTTAGTTGAGCATAAATCTAAAGGAAAAAATTTAGATAAAGCCTATCAACAAGCTATTGATTATTTTTATGGATTAAAAGAACATGAATTGCCTAAATATATCTTAGTTTCTGATTTTCAAAAGTTCAGATTATACAATTTAGATAATGATCAAACTCACGAATTTGAGCTAAAAGAATTTGTTAATCATGTCCACTTATTTGACTTTATTGCAGGATATGAAAAAAGAGTATATCAAGATGGTGATCCTGTCAATATTAAAGCTGCTCAATTGATGGGAGAATTACATGACAGGCTTAAAGAAATTGGTTATAGTGGTCATGAATTAGAAGTTTATTTAGTGCGGTTATTATTTTGTTTATTTGCTGATGATACAGGTATTTTTAATAAAGGAATTTTTCAAGAACATTTAGATTTACATACTAAAGAAGACGGCAGTGATTTAGCAATGCACCTCGCTTCTATTTTTCATATCTTAAATCAATCAGAGGATAAAAGACTTAAAAATTTAGACGAAAATTTAGCTCAATTTCCTTATATTAATGGCAAGTTATTTGAAGAATCTTTACCTCTTGCTTCCTTTGATAGTCAAATGCGAGAAATGTTATTAAAAGCCAGTAGTTTAGATTGGGGTAAAATCTCCCCTGCGATATTTGGCTCAATGTTTCAAGCAGTGATGAATCCTATTCAAAGACGTAATTTGGGAGCTCATTACACCTCAGAAAAAAATATCCAAAAAGTCATTAAACCTTTGTTTTTAGATGATTTATATATAGAGTTTGAGAAGCTAAAAAATAACCAAAATAAACTCAAAGAATTTCACCATAAAATCGCGTCATTAAAGTTTCTTGATCCAGCTTGTGGTTGTGGTAATTTTTTAATTATTACTTATAGAGAGTTACGAGAATTAGAAATTTTAGTCTTAAAACAGTTAAATAAACAAGGACAATTAGAGTTAGATATTCGCACTATTATTAAAGTCGATGTAGATCAATTTTTTGGCATTGAATATGATGAGTTTGCAGTAAGAATTGCCGAGGTTGCCATGTGGTTAATTGATCATCAAATGAATATTAAAGTGAGTAATGAATTTGGTCAATATTTTGTGCGTTTACCTCTGAAAAAGTCGGCTTTTATTTTTCATGGTAATGCTTTGCAAGTTGATTGGAGGGAGGTTTTTTTCTCGCAAAGGCACAAAGACGCAAAGGAATTGACTAAGTTTTCTGAAAGTGATAATTTTTCTTGTAATTTTATTTTAGGTAATCCTCCTTTTGTGGGGAAAAGTTATCAAAATGTACAGCAAAAAATTGATATGAGTTTAGTTTTTAATGGAGTAAAAAATGCTGGTGTTTTAGATTATGTTTGTGCATGGTATCTTAAAGCATCTCAGTTTATTCAAAATACTAAGATTCGTTGTGCTTTTGTGAGTACTAATTCTATTTCTCAAGGTGAACAAGTTGGTATTTTATGGCAAGAATTATACACTAAATATAACATCAAAATTCACTTTGCTCATCGTACTTTTTCTTGGAATAATGAAGCTAAAGGTAACGCCGCAGTCCATTGTGTTATTATTGGTTTTGGCTTAGAAAATATCAACAATAAAAGGCTTTTTTCCTATGAAAATATTAAGGGTGAAGCAACGGAAATTAAAGTAAAAAATATAAATCCCTATTTAGTAGAAGGTAATGATTTAATTGTTTCAAGTCGTAGAAAACCTATTTCCAATGTGCCTGAAATTAATTTTGGTAATATGCCAAATGATGGAGGAAATTTTTTATTTACTGAAACAGAAAAAGAAGAATTTTTAAAAAATGAACCATTAGCAGAAAAATGGATTAAACCTTATACAGGTGCACAAGAATTTATCAATGGATATACTCGCTATTGTTTATGGCTAGTTGACATTCAACCTAATGAATTAAAAAAATTAAAACATATTAATAAAAGAGTAGAAAATGTCAAAAATTTAAGACTAGAAAGTAAACGAGAAGCAACCAAAAATTTAGCTAGTTTTCCTACACTTTTTGCAGAAAATAGACAACCTGAAACCGATTATCTTTTATTACCCCGTGTATCTTCTGAAAGAAGAAAATATATTCCTATTGGCTTTATGCTAAAAAATATTATTGCTAATGATCAAGTTTTATTAATTCCTAATGCAGATTTATTTTTATTCGGAATCTTAACCTCACAAATGCACATGACATGGGTTAAATACGTCTGTGGAAGACTAAAAAGTGATTATCGTTATTCAAGTTCTATTGTTTATAATAACTATCCTTTTCCTGAAAATGTGACGGAAAAACAACGGAAAAAAGTGGCTAATTTAGCTCAAAAAATTCTTGATATTCGAGCAAAATATCCTGATAGTAGTTTAGCTGATTTATATAATCCTTTGACCATGCCTCCCGACTTATTAAAAGCCCATAATAATCTTGACAAAGCAGTAGATTTATGCTATCGATCACAACTTTTCACTAATGAATTAAACCGCATCGAATTTCTTTTTAATTTATATGAAAATTTAAACACTCCTTTACTAAAAATTGAGAAGAAAAAACGAAATAATAAAAAGAATAACTCATAA
- a CDS encoding iron-containing alcohol dehydrogenase family protein produces MKKSQQIQPIVKVNDIFSLQVAPANIIKGENCLIKSGKFISHFGKNPLIVGGEKTLKLIENYLDPISEEFNLNLSYQNYSPDCSESSLKLLEKAVKSHQANVIIGVGGGKALDTAKLLAYNCNLPVITIPTSGATCAAWTALSNIYSESGAFQYDVSLKNCPNLLILDYNLIATAPVNTLIAGIGDAIAKWYEASISSGESSATLTIAAVQQARVLRDILLQKSESALKNPLREEWKEVVDATVLLAGVSGGLGGANCRTVAAHAIHNALTHLPEAHHQLHGAKVAYGILVQLRLEEMIVNNQLATTARQQLIKFYRNIGLPCTLEDLGLTNITLAQLRHCAELTCQSSSDIHRLPFTVTSEELNAAMVSTTV; encoded by the coding sequence ATGAAGAAATCTCAACAAATTCAACCTATTGTAAAAGTTAATGATATTTTTAGTTTACAAGTCGCTCCCGCTAATATTATTAAAGGGGAAAATTGTTTAATAAAAAGTGGCAAATTTATCTCTCATTTTGGTAAAAACCCTTTAATTGTTGGTGGGGAAAAAACCTTAAAATTAATAGAAAATTATCTTGATCCTATCAGTGAAGAATTTAATTTAAATCTCTCTTATCAAAATTATAGTCCAGATTGCTCAGAAAGTTCTTTAAAACTACTGGAAAAAGCTGTAAAATCTCATCAAGCTAATGTTATTATTGGTGTTGGCGGTGGTAAAGCCTTAGATACGGCAAAATTATTAGCTTATAACTGTAACTTACCCGTTATCACTATTCCCACTTCTGGGGCAACTTGTGCCGCATGGACTGCATTGAGTAATATATATTCTGAATCTGGTGCTTTTCAATACGATGTCAGTCTCAAAAATTGCCCTAATTTACTAATCCTTGACTATAATTTAATTGCTACCGCCCCTGTTAACACATTAATAGCAGGTATTGGTGATGCGATCGCAAAATGGTATGAAGCCTCCATCAGTAGCGGTGAATCTAGTGCAACTTTAACTATTGCCGCCGTACAACAAGCGAGAGTCTTGAGAGACATTCTACTACAAAAATCAGAAAGTGCGTTAAAAAATCCCCTCCGTGAAGAATGGAAAGAAGTAGTTGACGCAACAGTATTATTAGCAGGAGTTAGCGGTGGTTTGGGAGGGGCAAATTGTCGTACTGTGGCAGCTCATGCCATACATAATGCTTTAACTCATCTTCCTGAAGCGCATCATCAGTTACACGGTGCAAAAGTAGCCTATGGTATTTTAGTACAATTACGATTAGAAGAAATGATCGTCAATAATCAATTAGCAACCACCGCAAGACAACAATTAATCAAGTTTTACCGTAATATTGGCTTACCTTGCACTTTAGAAGATTTAGGTTTAACTAACATTACTTTAGCTCAATTGCGTCACTGTGCCGAACTTACCTGTCAATCTTCATCGGATATTCATCGTTTACCTTTTACTGTAACTTCTGAGGAATTAAATGCGGCGATGGTTTCTACTACGGTATAA